Proteins from one Vicinamibacterales bacterium genomic window:
- a CDS encoding peptidylprolyl isomerase yields the protein MKLLLSALALGVAALAGPTQAGSGDVLVRIETPLGNIDVAVDPVHAPLTAANFLRYVDAKLYDGGRFHRATRPDDYVPQPERPPMQIVQAGINPVRRSEGFPPVPLERTTATGLKHVSGVISMARTSAADSATSDFFICLDDEPALDFGSKRYEDGQGFAAFGRVTAGMDVVRRIQQQPVNTQADTAAGRQSLMPPVAIARIARIQADSKGARQP from the coding sequence ATGAAGCTTCTGCTCTCGGCTCTGGCCCTCGGCGTCGCGGCGCTCGCCGGGCCGACGCAGGCAGGATCGGGCGACGTCCTCGTCCGTATCGAGACGCCCCTCGGCAACATTGATGTCGCGGTCGACCCCGTCCACGCGCCCCTCACGGCCGCGAACTTCCTGAGATACGTGGATGCAAAGCTGTACGACGGTGGCCGCTTCCATCGGGCGACGCGACCCGACGACTACGTTCCGCAGCCCGAGCGTCCGCCGATGCAGATCGTCCAGGCAGGCATCAACCCCGTCCGTCGATCCGAGGGTTTCCCGCCCGTCCCACTCGAACGGACCACGGCGACGGGGCTGAAGCACGTCAGCGGCGTCATCTCGATGGCGCGCACCTCCGCCGCCGACTCGGCGACCTCGGACTTCTTCATCTGTCTCGACGACGAGCCGGCACTCGACTTCGGCAGCAAGCGCTACGAAGACGGACAGGGCTTCGCCGCGTTTGGCCGCGTGACCGCCGGCATGGACGTCGTGCGCCGCATCCAGCAGCAGCCCGTCAACACGCAGGCCGACACGGCTGCCGGACGGCAGTCGCTGATGCCACCGGTCGCGATTGCGCGCATCGCGCGGATTCAAGCGGATTCAAAAGGAGCACGTCAGCCATGA
- a CDS encoding tetratricopeptide repeat protein codes for MTQVGPRQWWPHLLIVVALAGVYVNSLRGPLIFDDRATIIDNATIEHLNSGRVLQPPRETSVAGRPVANLSFAINYAIGGREVGGYHAVNVAIHVLCTLLILAIFRGVTSLETALAVALLWGVHPLNSEAVDYLTERTESLMALFYLTTIYCAARAARRNANVAWWTVAAIVACGLGMATKESMVTAPLVVVAYDRVFLFPSFREALRRRVWLYAGLALTWLLLAALLWQAPRGLSAGFSAPDGDAWTYLLNEAVMIVRYLRLAVWPSSLVLYYGWPRPLSVADVLPQLIAIAIMMAGAAWAWRRWPRAGFLGVVFFLTLAPTSSIVPIATEVGAERRMYLPLIAVVTLMVMAFRRLVPSPRWRVTALVAAATLLAAATISRNAEYRSSLRLAETAAQRWPSPAADSMLGVELAAAGRLTEAEARLRAAASAYPPARYYLGTVLVAQNRPAEAVEPLRAYIASQPPQLDQVRLARRQLAAALVKAGREEDAALAYRAALAADPGDAEAMVQLAQILLRQGRFVEAVPLLRDLTVRRPEDAWVFGGLGIALASTGRIDEAIDAFRRQLDLDPSNGHAQQNLARARSMRGR; via the coding sequence GTGACACAGGTGGGGCCGCGCCAGTGGTGGCCGCATCTGCTCATCGTGGTTGCGCTCGCCGGTGTCTACGTCAACAGCCTGCGCGGTCCGCTCATCTTCGACGACCGCGCCACGATCATCGACAACGCCACGATCGAGCACCTGAACAGTGGTCGAGTGCTCCAGCCGCCACGCGAGACATCGGTGGCCGGTCGTCCGGTCGCCAATCTGTCGTTCGCGATCAATTACGCGATCGGCGGGCGCGAGGTGGGCGGCTACCACGCCGTCAACGTCGCGATCCACGTGCTGTGCACGCTGCTGATCCTGGCCATCTTCCGAGGGGTGACGTCGCTGGAGACGGCGCTGGCGGTCGCGCTCCTCTGGGGCGTTCATCCGCTCAACAGCGAAGCCGTCGACTACCTGACCGAGCGCACCGAATCGCTGATGGCCCTGTTCTACCTGACCACGATCTACTGCGCCGCTCGCGCGGCGCGGCGCAACGCGAACGTGGCCTGGTGGACCGTCGCAGCGATCGTCGCCTGCGGTCTGGGCATGGCCACCAAGGAATCGATGGTGACCGCGCCGCTCGTCGTTGTTGCGTACGACAGGGTGTTCCTGTTCCCCTCCTTCAGGGAAGCGTTGCGGCGGCGCGTCTGGCTCTATGCGGGGCTTGCGCTCACCTGGCTGCTGCTCGCCGCGCTCCTCTGGCAAGCCCCGCGCGGCCTGTCGGCGGGTTTCTCGGCGCCCGACGGCGACGCCTGGACCTACCTGCTTAATGAAGCGGTGATGATCGTCAGATACCTCCGGCTGGCGGTGTGGCCGAGCAGCCTGGTGCTGTATTACGGCTGGCCGCGGCCCCTGTCGGTCGCGGACGTGCTGCCACAACTCATCGCGATCGCGATCATGATGGCTGGCGCGGCGTGGGCCTGGCGGCGATGGCCTCGAGCGGGGTTCCTCGGCGTGGTTTTCTTTCTCACGCTCGCGCCGACGTCCAGCATTGTGCCGATCGCGACCGAGGTCGGCGCCGAGCGGCGGATGTACCTGCCGCTCATCGCGGTCGTCACGCTCATGGTGATGGCGTTTCGCCGATTGGTACCGTCGCCGCGCTGGCGGGTGACCGCGCTCGTGGCCGCCGCAACGCTCCTGGCTGCTGCGACCATCTCGCGCAACGCCGAGTACCGCTCCAGCCTTCGCCTCGCCGAGACGGCGGCGCAGCGCTGGCCCAGTCCGGCGGCAGACTCGATGCTCGGCGTGGAACTCGCCGCCGCCGGACGACTGACGGAGGCGGAAGCCCGGCTGCGTGCGGCCGCCTCCGCATATCCACCGGCGCGCTACTACCTCGGCACGGTCCTCGTGGCGCAGAACCGGCCCGCCGAAGCCGTCGAGCCGCTGCGCGCGTACATCGCCAGTCAGCCTCCCCAACTGGACCAGGTCCGGCTCGCGCGCAGGCAGCTCGCGGCGGCGCTCGTGAAGGCGGGCCGGGAGGAAGACGCGGCGTTGGCGTATCGCGCGGCACTGGCCGCCGATCCCGGAGACGCCGAGGCGATGGTGCAGCTCGCGCAGATCCTGCTGCGGCAGGGGCGTTTCGTCGAGGCCGTCCCACTCCTGCGCGACCTGACCGTGCGCCGGCCGGAAGACGCCTGGGTGTTCGGCGGGCTCGGGATCGCGTTGGCGTCGACGGGCCGCATCGACGAGGCAATCGACGCCTTCCGGCGGCAGCTGGATCTCGACCCCTCGAATGGCCACGCGCAGCAGAATCTGGCGCGGGCCAGGTCGATGCGGGGCAGGTAG
- a CDS encoding prolyl oligopeptidase family serine peptidase, giving the protein MKRFRLTVVALGIFAGVAAHAVEPPAQARHVPTMAQFMTFAFPQELVAAKKAERVAWIANDKGLRNVFTASAPDFKPVRVTQYLSDDGVDTTQLSISDDGTTVTFTRGADRNRDGWVASPEADPNGVERAIWAAKTTVPGASWRLAEGSEGTLSPDGRYIAYVRDGQIYRVSTAQGPRTNDYDKGSKPYVKIWGANGNPVWSPDGRRLAFVSRRTDHSFIAVYDLAARQVTYLSPSVDFDTSPTWSADGKRIAFIRRPGTPFALQSQPGGGGLGNPAGPAFNPQAGAQGRGGAGRGGANGNPDAVAGRGARGGEAAGGQPSNAPPPRPGLTSATFSGGYTLAFWVADAASGDAQEFWHNAANDKVFTTINTIAWRGDRVVFQLEPEEWTRFYSVAVTGDGPVHNTGPNSRTDVFMPATPPLKAAEPTSLTPQSGQIESFSFSPDGGFLYYGTNATDIEHRHIWRVPVAGGTPEQLTRGDAIEHDPVVLPSGKIAVLSADWNRPQSVAIFPAAEPQPMEASAQRVLYPVLPKAFPTEAHVKPETVITKAADGMEIHNQLFLPKDLRPGERRPAIVFVHGGPVRQMLPAYHYMEVYHLFYAVNQWLASQGYVVLSVNYRGGVGYGKSFRTAPNTNLRGNSEYQDVVAGGKYLQGRPDVDPKRVGIWGLSYGGLLTSQALARNSDMFIAGVDLAGVHLYGSSVDPENLAYKSSSISEIDHWTSPVLVIQGDDDRNVNFAQSVGLVQLLRAHDVPYELFVMPDDTHETLLYRRWIPIWDRMEAFLNKYLKKDEPISTQPLQK; this is encoded by the coding sequence ATGAAGCGCTTCCGCCTCACCGTCGTCGCGCTCGGCATCTTCGCCGGCGTGGCGGCGCATGCCGTCGAACCGCCAGCCCAGGCGCGGCACGTGCCGACGATGGCGCAATTCATGACCTTCGCGTTTCCGCAGGAACTGGTCGCCGCGAAGAAGGCGGAACGCGTGGCGTGGATCGCCAACGACAAAGGGCTGCGCAACGTGTTCACCGCGTCGGCACCGGACTTCAAGCCCGTTCGCGTCACCCAGTATCTGAGCGACGACGGCGTCGACACGACCCAGTTGTCGATCTCGGATGACGGGACGACGGTCACGTTTACCCGCGGCGCCGACCGCAACCGCGACGGCTGGGTGGCGAGCCCGGAGGCCGATCCCAATGGCGTCGAGCGGGCGATCTGGGCGGCGAAGACGACCGTCCCCGGCGCGTCGTGGCGACTCGCCGAAGGCAGCGAGGGCACGCTGTCGCCGGATGGCCGATACATCGCCTACGTCAGGGACGGGCAGATCTATCGCGTCTCGACGGCGCAGGGGCCGCGGACGAACGATTACGACAAGGGTTCGAAGCCGTACGTAAAAATCTGGGGCGCCAACGGCAACCCGGTGTGGTCGCCCGACGGGCGTCGGCTGGCGTTCGTCAGCCGCCGCACGGATCACAGCTTCATCGCGGTCTACGATCTGGCGGCGCGCCAGGTCACGTACCTCTCGCCGAGCGTCGATTTCGACACGAGTCCCACCTGGTCGGCCGACGGCAAACGGATCGCCTTCATCCGCCGGCCAGGCACGCCGTTCGCGCTGCAGTCGCAGCCCGGCGGCGGCGGCCTCGGCAATCCCGCGGGCCCCGCGTTTAATCCGCAGGCCGGGGCACAGGGGCGTGGCGGCGCGGGTCGCGGTGGTGCGAACGGAAACCCCGACGCAGTGGCAGGACGCGGCGCCCGCGGTGGCGAGGCGGCCGGTGGACAGCCGTCGAATGCGCCGCCTCCTCGGCCGGGCCTGACGAGCGCCACGTTCAGTGGTGGCTATACGCTCGCCTTCTGGGTGGCCGACGCCGCCAGCGGCGATGCGCAGGAGTTCTGGCACAACGCGGCAAACGACAAGGTCTTCACCACGATCAACACGATCGCGTGGAGAGGCGACCGCGTCGTCTTCCAGCTCGAGCCGGAGGAATGGACGCGCTTCTACTCCGTGGCGGTGACGGGCGACGGCCCCGTTCACAACACCGGTCCGAACAGCCGAACGGACGTGTTCATGCCTGCAACGCCGCCGCTGAAGGCGGCGGAGCCGACGAGTCTGACGCCGCAGAGCGGACAGATCGAATCGTTTTCGTTTTCTCCGGATGGCGGCTTTCTCTACTACGGCACCAACGCCACCGACATCGAGCATCGACATATCTGGCGCGTGCCCGTGGCGGGAGGTACGCCCGAGCAGCTGACCCGCGGGGACGCGATCGAACACGATCCGGTCGTGCTGCCATCCGGCAAAATCGCAGTGCTCAGCGCCGACTGGAACCGGCCGCAATCGGTGGCGATCTTTCCTGCCGCGGAGCCGCAGCCGATGGAGGCGTCGGCACAGCGGGTGCTCTATCCCGTGTTGCCCAAGGCCTTCCCCACCGAGGCGCACGTGAAGCCGGAGACTGTCATCACCAAGGCGGCCGACGGGATGGAGATCCACAACCAGCTGTTCCTGCCGAAGGACCTGCGTCCAGGCGAGCGGCGGCCGGCGATCGTCTTCGTGCACGGCGGGCCGGTGCGGCAGATGCTGCCGGCCTACCACTACATGGAGGTCTATCACCTCTTCTACGCCGTCAATCAGTGGCTGGCGAGCCAGGGCTACGTCGTGCTGTCGGTGAACTACCGCGGCGGGGTCGGCTACGGAAAATCGTTCCGCACCGCCCCGAATACGAACCTGCGCGGCAACTCGGAGTATCAGGACGTCGTCGCGGGCGGCAAGTATCTCCAGGGGCGGCCCGACGTAGACCCGAAGCGGGTCGGCATCTGGGGTCTGTCGTATGGCGGGCTCCTGACGTCTCAGGCGCTGGCTCGCAATTCGGACATGTTCATCGCTGGAGTCGACCTGGCCGGCGTCCATCTCTACGGCAGCAGCGTCGATCCTGAGAATCTCGCCTACAAGTCGTCGTCGATCTCCGAGATCGATCACTGGACGTCGCCCGTCCTGGTGATTCAGGGAGACGACGATCGCAACGTCAATTTCGCGCAGAGTGTCGGCCTGGTGCAGCTGCTGCGCGCGCACGACGTTCCCTACGAGCTGTTCGTGATGCCCGATGACACGCACGAGACGCTACTCTACAGACGGTGGATTCCGATCTGGGATCGGATGGAGGCGTTCCTGAACAAGTACCTCAAGAAGGACGAGCCGATCTCGACGCAGCCGCTGCAGAAGTGA
- a CDS encoding sulfatase-like hydrolase/transferase: MAAVTRRLPILLVCAAAACSVFDSRGFSVVPNADRNILLVTIDTLRADALGSYGGAAATPSLDALAAHGARFTFAHAHAVVTLVSHASILTGRYPYQHGIRDNTGYRLRPEDATAATLLKARGFATGAFVGGFPLDRRFGLTPGFDVYDDTMTRPGAPGEPAERERPADAVVKSALDWIGGRPGKWFAWVHVYDPHEPYQPPGEFATRFAANPYLGEVSWTDAALAPLFDRLRGLSRPTLVVVTGDHGESLGEHGERTHSLFAYEPTLHVPLLVAEVGGSVAADRRGVVIDTPVRHIDLLPTLLASAGAPAAGSGTSLLDTITAGRGEERPSYFEAMSAAVTRGWAPLRGVLVGREKYIDLPIVELYDLAADPAEHSNLAASRGDRLRVMGETLKQFSVTPPARAQTETAETIERLRSLGYIGGGSAAVKERYTDADDPKRLVEIEQMLTQANDALSAGRAQQAADIYRAIINRRPDTEDAYRKLALVQWRAGRADEAIATLELALRNGVTQSEVRIRLGQYLAEAGRPTQAIALLKDTAGADFDALTALGNAYVMAGRLGEASAIFRRLLAADPANALAWENLGTAQLQAGDAPGAEVSLRRAIELDPSLAAAYTALGVVLANTGRASAAIDAWTKALTLDPDDRNAADNLKRVRGR, translated from the coding sequence ATGGCCGCTGTAACACGCCGCCTGCCGATCCTGCTCGTCTGCGCGGCCGCGGCCTGCAGCGTGTTCGACAGCCGCGGCTTCTCCGTGGTCCCGAACGCGGACCGCAATATCCTACTGGTGACGATCGACACCTTGCGCGCGGACGCGCTTGGGTCGTACGGCGGCGCGGCCGCCACTCCAAGCCTGGACGCACTTGCCGCGCATGGCGCCCGTTTCACGTTTGCGCATGCGCACGCGGTCGTGACGCTCGTGTCGCACGCGAGCATCCTGACCGGCCGTTATCCGTATCAGCATGGCATCCGCGACAACACCGGCTACCGGCTGCGGCCGGAGGACGCCACCGCGGCGACGCTGCTGAAGGCGCGCGGGTTCGCCACCGGTGCGTTCGTCGGCGGCTTTCCGCTCGATCGACGGTTCGGCCTGACACCGGGCTTCGATGTCTACGACGACACGATGACCCGCCCCGGCGCGCCCGGGGAACCGGCCGAGCGCGAGCGGCCCGCCGACGCGGTCGTGAAATCAGCGCTCGATTGGATCGGGGGACGGCCTGGCAAATGGTTCGCGTGGGTGCACGTCTACGATCCACACGAGCCGTACCAACCGCCAGGCGAATTCGCGACGCGCTTTGCGGCCAACCCGTACCTCGGCGAGGTGTCGTGGACCGACGCCGCGCTCGCGCCGCTCTTCGATCGTCTTCGCGGCCTGTCCCGCCCCACCCTGGTCGTCGTCACCGGCGACCATGGTGAGAGCCTGGGCGAACACGGCGAGCGCACGCACAGCCTGTTTGCCTACGAGCCGACGCTGCACGTTCCCTTGCTCGTCGCCGAGGTCGGCGGCAGCGTGGCGGCCGATCGCCGGGGTGTGGTCATCGACACGCCGGTGAGACACATCGATCTGCTGCCGACGCTGCTCGCCTCTGCCGGCGCGCCCGCGGCAGGATCCGGCACGTCGCTGCTCGACACCATCACGGCCGGCCGCGGCGAGGAGCGGCCGTCGTATTTCGAGGCGATGAGCGCGGCCGTGACGCGCGGGTGGGCGCCGCTCCGAGGCGTGCTGGTCGGCCGCGAGAAGTACATCGACTTGCCCATCGTCGAGCTCTACGACCTCGCCGCCGATCCGGCCGAACACTCGAACCTCGCCGCTTCGCGCGGCGACCGGCTGCGCGTGATGGGGGAAACGCTCAAGCAATTCAGCGTCACGCCGCCGGCCCGTGCGCAGACGGAGACGGCCGAGACGATCGAGCGCCTGCGGTCCCTGGGCTACATCGGCGGCGGATCGGCGGCGGTGAAAGAGCGCTACACCGACGCCGACGACCCGAAGCGGCTGGTCGAGATCGAGCAGATGCTGACGCAGGCGAACGACGCGCTCAGCGCCGGCCGCGCGCAGCAGGCCGCCGACATCTATCGCGCGATCATCAACAGACGTCCCGACACCGAGGACGCGTATCGCAAGCTGGCGCTGGTGCAGTGGCGCGCCGGCCGCGCCGACGAGGCGATCGCCACGCTGGAATTGGCGCTGCGCAACGGCGTCACGCAGAGCGAGGTGCGGATCCGCCTCGGCCAGTATCTCGCCGAGGCCGGACGGCCAACCCAGGCGATCGCACTCCTGAAGGACACCGCCGGCGCTGACTTCGATGCGCTCACGGCGCTCGGCAACGCCTACGTAATGGCGGGCCGCCTCGGCGAGGCGTCGGCGATCTTCCGCCGGCTGCTCGCGGCGGATCCGGCAAACGCGCTTGCGTGGGAGAACCTCGGTACGGCGCAATTGCAGGCGGGAGACGCGCCGGGCGCCGAGGTGTCGCTCCGTCGCGCGATCGAACTGGATCCCTCGCTCGCCGCCGCTTACACGGCACTCGGTGTGGTGCTCGCCAATACCGGGCGGGCGTCCGCGGCGATCGACGCGTGGACCAAAGCCCTCACGCTCGATCCCGACGACCGGAACGCCGCCGACAACCTCAAGCGCGTGCGCGGCCGCTAG